The stretch of DNA GGTCGAGTCGTTGGTGACGGTAGAATGGCTTCTACAGGCCTGACCGCTACCCCCCACTTCACGCAAGTCTGCCGAATTAGATCGCGCACATAGCCCTCGCCCTTCAACCGATAAATGCGGTGGGTGGCGAGAAACATCGGGTTGACGAACAGCGTCATCAGTCTCTGCTCGCTCCAACCCAGCCTGATGTATTCTTCGACCACACACTCGGCCATCGCCTCCAGTTGCCCCGGCTCGCCGGGCAGAACCATTCCAATCAGACCCATCGGGTCTTCGTCAACAAATTCATCGTGTGGCATGTTGTGCTCCCGTGGAGGGTGGGGCGTGGAGCGTGAAGCGTAACCGTCACTTCACTCTCCACTCTCCACGCTTCACCCTTTCACTTCCACCGTTCCACCGCCGATATACTTCTGCATGAAATCGCCCTCGTGCCCCGGCGTGAAGCCGGTCTCCACCGGCTCCCACTTGCCCACCCCGTTCAAGCCGCCATCTTCGGCCTTGGTGATCTTCACCACCGTTTCCTTCGGCACGGTGTTGAGGGCGTGGTTGTCGGCCTCGCCGCCGAAGATGAATTGCATCCCCGTCTTCTGTTTGTGGAAGAGGGTGTCAGTCTGGTGCATCGGCATAGACCAGTCGCGGGTGACGGACTGCTGTGAGCCGTAGCGCAGATTCGCCATGTAACCCGTGCCTTCGGACTTTGCCAGCCCGTCGGGCCGCGTCTCGTGCGCTAGCACCGATTTCTCTGTCGCCATAAACGGCGAGTGTTTGATCATCACCGCGTGATACGGGTAGGCCGGGTTGTACTTTACCCGCAACATCAGCCGCGCCACTTTGTAGAACGGGTCGTCGGGCTTCCAGCCAATGTACGGGCGGTCGGCAGGGTTGGCGTCCACGTACACGTAGTCGCCGTCCTCGATGCCGAGGTCTTTGGCCGCCTGCGGGTTCACGTGAACCTGGTGGTCGCCGGGGCCGGGCAGGCGTTTGTCCATGCGATACGGGTCGCCAAAATTGGAGTCGAGGATAATCGTCCAGTCCACCGTGCTCCACGACGAGTGGACGCGATGCCGGCTCTTGGGCGTGAGGCAGTAGAACTGGAAGCCCTTTTCCCAGAGCGGGTTCTTGCTGGCTTTGACCTGCTCCCAACTCAGCGCCACGTTTCGCACCGTGCGCTCGTCCCAGCCTTCGTGATCGAGCGGGATGCCGTAATCGTCGGGCCGGACGAAGCGGCTGGTGGTGACGATGGCGTTCGGCAGATACGGTGTGGCCTCCGGGCTTTCGCGGTGGCTGATGACGTTCTCGCCGTACTCAATCGCTTCGGGGATGTCGCAGTAGGCGTCCAGCCGCCCGCTGGCGGTGTAGAACGGCACCGAGTCGTTCACCTGTTCCCAGAAGGGGATGCGCGGGTAAGTGCGAAAGAGCATCAGGGCCGCGCCCGGTTCGCCATATTTCCCGTTCATGATGTCGGTATATTTGTAGCCGGAGGTCGTGAGCGACGAGTCGAGCAGGCGTTGAATGTAGACTTCGGGCCGCCCCTCCAGCGCGAACTTCCAGTAATCTCTAAATCTCTGATCTCCAATCTTGTCTCCAATCGCGGCGGCGAGTTCTGCAAGTATTCTGACGTCGTCGCGGGTGTCATAGAGCGGCGGGATGCCGCCCTTCCAGATTTGCAGGAAGGGATTGGAGCAAGAGGCCGTGATTTCGGGCGTTTGAAATTCGGCCCACGAGTTGGCCGCCAACGCGAAGTCGGCGTACTCGATGCTGGCCGTCATCTCGATGTCCTGCGAGATGATCAACTCGATCTTCGGGTTGACGTTCTTGATCATCTCGTAGTGGTGCTTGGCGTTGTTGATCAGGTTGACGTTGGTGAAGTACAGCACCTTGCTGGGCGTGGGCATGTGTGTCTGCCCGGTGAAGACTTTGCGCCCGTACTTGGGCGTGTCCACGATCAGCGGGCGCTCGGAGTGATTCCAGTAGGCCGGCTCTTCGTCTTTGCTGTACGAGTGGGCCACAATGTCTTTGCCGGGCGCGTTCTCGTCCAGGTTCGGCTCGAAGGGGTCTTCGCCTACCCAGCCTTTGAAGCCGGGGCCGACCGACGGCGCGCCTTGAAAGAGCGCCGCCTTGTAGTTGCCCGCCCAGGTGTAACACCCGGCCCCCGGCCGGCCGATGTTGCCGGTGAGCATGAGCGGCAGGAACTGCGCCCGGTTGGCGAGCGTGGCGTGGAACCAGTGATTGATGCCCTCGCCGATGTGAATGGCGACCGGACTCATCGTGGCAATGTCGTTCGCCAACTGCTCAATCATCGCCTTCGGCGCGTGGGTGATGTCGGCCACAGTGTCGAGGTCGTAATCCTTCAGATGTTCCCGGTACATCGCCCAGATGGTGATGGCTTCAACTTCGGTTCCGTCGGCCAGCTTGATCTTGCCCGACCAGTCGAGGGCGGGGTCAACGCCTTTCGCGTCCATCGCCGCCCCGACATCGTCCCGGGTGATCGCCACCGGCGCATTCGTCTTTGCATCGAACACCACGTAATCGCCGAGTTTTTCGTACTGCTCCTGTTTCAAGCCATGCAACTTGAAACTCGCGCTGTCGGGCGTAAGTTGCAACTGGTAATTGGGAAACACGTCGGCGGCGCTCACCCGCTGGAGCGTATCCACGCGGACGAGGAGCGGGAGATCGGTGAAGCGTTTGACGAAGGCCGCGTCGTGCTTCTCATTGTCCATCAGCCAGCGCGTGATGCCGAGAAACAGTGCGGTGTCGGTGGCCGGGCGGATCGGAATCCAATAGTCGGACTTGGTGGCCGGCGGCGAGTATTCGGGGGTGATGGTGACAATCTTCGCGCCGCGTTCCATGGCCTCGATGAAGAAATGCGACTCGGGCATTTTGTTTTCGACCAGATTTTTGCCGCACTGAATGTGCAGGCGCGAATTACGCAGGTCGTTGAAGTCCTCGTCGGAGGCTTGCAGGCCGGTGGTGAAGGGGTGGCCGGGGGCCTGGTCGCCGTGCCAGGTGTAGTTCGACCACAACCGCCCGCCCTTTGCATTCTCGTGATTTTCCAGCTTGCGCACCTGCTCGTCGAGCAGGGCCAGCGTGTTCGAGAAGCGGTACATGCCGTATTTGCCGATCACGCCCAGCAGGCCCATGCCGCCCCGGCATTTGATCGTGCGCGTGCCGGCGCCGCCCATCGCGGCAATCATTTCTTCGGGGTAACCTTGATTGCGCAGCAGGGCCGCGCCTTCCTCGCCGGAGTAGCGCGTGGTGATGGCAACCATGCCGCGCGCAATGTAGTCGTAGGCTTCTTCCCACTTCACCGGCAGAAGTTCGTCGAGGCCGCGCGAATCAAATTTATATTTGGAGCGGTTGCCGTCCTCATCAAGGCTGGGGAAGCCGTCGTCGGCCCACGCTTTCCAGCCTTTTCGCATCAGCGGCCCCTTGAGACGGTGCGGCCCGTACATCCGGCGGTGAAACGTCTGCCCTTTCTTGCACCCGCGCGGGTGCCAGTGGGCGGTGGCTTTGTTGCCGTACAAGTCGCCGTAGTTCGCCACGTCGTAGTTCGTCTCCGAGCGCAGAATGACTCCGTTGCGGACGAAGGCCCGCAGGCGGCAGGCGTGCGTGTCATTGGGCGAGCAGACGTAGGTGAAGGTCGAGTCGTAGGCGTATTGATTACGATAGACCTTTTCCCAGTCGCGATCGGGGTAACCGGCGAGCGGGTTGTCCACATTCACCGGATCGAGCAATTGCAGACCCAGGCGTGTGGCCGCCACCCCGAGGGCGGCGGCTCCAGAAAGTTTGAGAAAATCACGGCGAGTAAGTTTGGTCATTGGCTAACTCCGTTTAGGTAAGGCCGCAATCGCGGCCAGCAGATCAGAACTGCCCGTGCCAGCTCGTTGGCTGGTGATCACCTGGATATCGTTAGCGCCGAGGTTGGCGCAGATAATGGGGAGGTTGGGATAGGCGGCGAGGAACTGGCCGAAAACCGCCGGCAGCGTGGGTTCGGCGCTGGCATTGGCAATGATCACTGCGTCCGGGCATTTGGTTTTGAGCCGGGGCAGGGCGGCCTCGGGCGTCGGCGCAGAGCCGACGATTTCCACTGCGGTCTTTGCCAGTATCTGGGTCAGGGCTTCGGCAAAGAGAGAATCGCCAACTACGAAAACTTTGCGCGTTTCCATGTCGCCAGCATACGGCAGAGAAGGGCAGTCAGTCTATCCGTCACAGTTGGCACAAAGAATGAAAAAAGAGCGATCTGCGGATCGCTCTTTGAGGCGGAGCATTAGGTCGTTGACGGGCGGCTTAGTGCTTGTTTGAAAATTGCTCTTCGCCCGCGTCCTCGCAGGCCCCTTCGGGCCAACCGCGAGGACGCGGTTGGGGAGCATTTATGAAACAGGTTCTTAGAACCTCAGCGCTTCGCCCACCCCTCTCGCGCCACAAGCTTCGCCGCCTGCCGCCGGTTGACGGCGTGCAGTTTGCTCAAAATGCTTCGGACGTGAGTTTTGACGGTGTGCAGACTCAGTGAGAGTTGCCGGGCAATTTCTTTGTCGGTCGCGTCAGTGGCAATGAGGTTGAGCACTTCTCGCTCGCGGGGGGTGAGATCAGGGACAGAGGTAGACGGAGCGTCCGCCGCCGGTCGGTTAGCCAGGTAGGCAAACTCGTCGAGGAGGCGCGTGGCCAGTTTTGGCGGCAGGGCGGCTTCGCCCTTGAGGGCGCTATGTAAGCCGCGCAAGAAATCGGGCGAGTGTGTGTCTTTGAGCAAGTAACTGCTCGCGCCCGACTTGATCGCTTCAAACAATTTTTCATCCTCGTCGTGCACGGTAAGGATGAGAACGCGCGCTTCCGGCCATGCGGCCCGAATCAGGCGTGTGGCTTCCAGGCCGTCGCACACCGGCATTTTGATGTCCATGACGATCAGATCGGGGCGCAGGTTGCGGGCCAGAGTCAGGGCTTCAAGTCCATCGGCGGCTTGACCTACTACTTCCAAATCCGGTTGAGCATTGATTAGACTGGCCAGCCCTTCACGGAGAAGGTCGTTGTCGTCGGCAAGAAGAATGCGAGCCCGGGTCATAGAATCACCTCTGAATGGGGCGAGTTGGCAGTTTGCCGGGCCAGCGGAAAAATAGCGACGACTTTGGTTCCAGCTCCGCAGACAGAATTGACGGCCAGCCGCCCGCCATTACGTTCGGCTCGCGCCCGCATGATCGCCAGCCCCAAATGTTGATCGGTCTCGACTGCTCCCTGATCAAACCCGCAGCCATCGTCTTCCACAGTGAAGCACGCCTCGCCATTCACTCGTTCGACTCGCACCCAGACGTGCCTGGCTGAGGCGTGCCGGCGGACATTGGTAAGCGCCTCGCGCACAATATGCGCGACTTGGGATTGGGTGATCGGCGGCAACGCCAGTGCCGCCGAGTCGGCCATGATCAATTCGATGGGGAGGCCTGAGGTCTCACGGAAATCGGCGATGCAGGTATCGAGGTTTTGAGAAAGCGCCGGCCCGGTGCTCGTCAACGGCTTTTCTCCGTGGCGCAGTGGTTCGCGAAGGTTGACTAGAGCGGCGCGCACTTGCCCGTAAGCCGTCGCAATGGCCGACTTCATCAAATTGAGTTCACCTTCGGCGACGGCAGCGTGCCCGATTGTAAAAACTTCCCTGACTCGATCGGCCTTGAGATTGAGAAAGCCGAGTGTTTGCGCAAGGTGATCGTGGAGTTCGGCGGCGAGGCGCTCGCGTTCGGCCAGTATGGCCGTCTGTTCGGCCTGCCGCCGCTCCATCTCGGCCAACCGCGCGTTGGCAATGGCAATGGCCGCCGAGTTCGCCAGCAAAGTGAGGGCGCGTGTTTCATCCTCATCGAAAGGGATGTCGTTTGGATGAATGGCGCACAACGCGCCGAGGGTATGTTCACCCACCCGGAGCGGCGCGGCGACACACTGGCCGGGCGCATGGGTACTCAGGAAACTGCAACCGGAACAAACGGCCTCGACGACGGTTGTTTCTCCTGCGCCTACCACCCGCCTTGCCAGCCCGCGCTGGACAGATTGCCGTAGCCCGGCGCGGCCAACGGCTTCATCGTTGCTGGCTACCAGTTCCAGGTACTCGCCGTCGGTTGACAGCAGGCAAAGCGAAACGGCCCGAGCGTGCATCAGCGAACTGACGCGGTCGGCTACAGATTGCAAGAGGCGCCCCAGATCAAGTTGGGCAACGATTTCCTGGCTAAGTTCAAAGGCTGAGGCCAGTTCACTCGTGCGCTGGGCCACGCGCAACTCTAACTGATCGCGCGCAATAGCGATCTCGGCGCGCATGGTTTCAAGGGCCTGACCCAATTCTCCCAGTTCACCGCCGTCTGTCAACGGAACTGGGTCGGCGAGTTGCCCGCTGGCCATGCGCCGGGCGGTCACGCCGAGCAGGGCCAGCGGGCTGATGATGCGTTGCCAGGTGAGAAGGTAGCTCCACGCCAGCAACAGCAGAGCGGCGACAAAGAAGAAAAGTTGAATGAATTGCAGGCGGGTCACTTTGGCTTGGGCGCGAGTTTCGAACACGCTCACTGCCGAATCGAGCTGGGCAAGGATCAGGGGCGATTCTGTTTGCAGGGCTACAGCATCCACCGGCTGAAGATGCGCGCGAAATGTTGACCATGTTTGCGCCACCTCGTCGAGTTGCGCGCGGACGGCCATGTCGGGGGCAGGGGAAAGGGTAACAACACGGCCACCCGGATCGAGAGTCGGCCCGCCATCGCGGAGCGCGAGCAGGGTCCGATCAAAGAGTTGAATAGCGGCGTCGAGTTCGGGGCTGTCGGGCTGGGCGAGGGCCAGCCAGATCATTTTTTGAGTCAACATGCGCTGGCGGCCCGCCAGGTTGATGACTGTGGCGTCGCTGACCTGCGCCCGTATGGCGACGAAGGTGGCGGCAACCGAGCCGCCGACGAGCAACAGAAAGCTGAGAAAGACCGCGCCGAGTTGGGCT from Chloroflexota bacterium encodes:
- a CDS encoding molybdopterin-dependent oxidoreductase — translated: MTKLTRRDFLKLSGAAALGVAATRLGLQLLDPVNVDNPLAGYPDRDWEKVYRNQYAYDSTFTYVCSPNDTHACRLRAFVRNGVILRSETNYDVANYGDLYGNKATAHWHPRGCKKGQTFHRRMYGPHRLKGPLMRKGWKAWADDGFPSLDEDGNRSKYKFDSRGLDELLPVKWEEAYDYIARGMVAITTRYSGEEGAALLRNQGYPEEMIAAMGGAGTRTIKCRGGMGLLGVIGKYGMYRFSNTLALLDEQVRKLENHENAKGGRLWSNYTWHGDQAPGHPFTTGLQASDEDFNDLRNSRLHIQCGKNLVENKMPESHFFIEAMERGAKIVTITPEYSPPATKSDYWIPIRPATDTALFLGITRWLMDNEKHDAAFVKRFTDLPLLVRVDTLQRVSAADVFPNYQLQLTPDSASFKLHGLKQEQYEKLGDYVVFDAKTNAPVAITRDDVGAAMDAKGVDPALDWSGKIKLADGTEVEAITIWAMYREHLKDYDLDTVADITHAPKAMIEQLANDIATMSPVAIHIGEGINHWFHATLANRAQFLPLMLTGNIGRPGAGCYTWAGNYKAALFQGAPSVGPGFKGWVGEDPFEPNLDENAPGKDIVAHSYSKDEEPAYWNHSERPLIVDTPKYGRKVFTGQTHMPTPSKVLYFTNVNLINNAKHHYEMIKNVNPKIELIISQDIEMTASIEYADFALAANSWAEFQTPEITASCSNPFLQIWKGGIPPLYDTRDDVRILAELAAAIGDKIGDQRFRDYWKFALEGRPEVYIQRLLDSSLTTSGYKYTDIMNGKYGEPGAALMLFRTYPRIPFWEQVNDSVPFYTASGRLDAYCDIPEAIEYGENVISHRESPEATPYLPNAIVTTSRFVRPDDYGIPLDHEGWDERTVRNVALSWEQVKASKNPLWEKGFQFYCLTPKSRHRVHSSWSTVDWTIILDSNFGDPYRMDKRLPGPGDHQVHVNPQAAKDLGIEDGDYVYVDANPADRPYIGWKPDDPFYKVARLMLRVKYNPAYPYHAVMIKHSPFMATEKSVLAHETRPDGLAKSEGTGYMANLRYGSQQSVTRDWSMPMHQTDTLFHKQKTGMQFIFGGEADNHALNTVPKETVVKITKAEDGGLNGVGKWEPVETGFTPGHEGDFMQKYIGGGTVEVKG
- a CDS encoding response regulator transcription factor, with amino-acid sequence MTRARILLADDNDLLREGLASLINAQPDLEVVGQAADGLEALTLARNLRPDLIVMDIKMPVCDGLEATRLIRAAWPEARVLILTVHDEDEKLFEAIKSGASSYLLKDTHSPDFLRGLHSALKGEAALPPKLATRLLDEFAYLANRPAADAPSTSVPDLTPREREVLNLIATDATDKEIARQLSLSLHTVKTHVRSILSKLHAVNRRQAAKLVAREGWAKR
- a CDS encoding type IV pili methyl-accepting chemotaxis transducer N-terminal domain-containing protein — encoded protein: MFRSIKAQLGAVFLSFLLLVGGSVAATFVAIRAQVSDATVINLAGRQRMLTQKMIWLALAQPDSPELDAAIQLFDRTLLALRDGGPTLDPGGRVVTLSPAPDMAVRAQLDEVAQTWSTFRAHLQPVDAVALQTESPLILAQLDSAVSVFETRAQAKVTRLQFIQLFFFVAALLLLAWSYLLTWQRIISPLALLGVTARRMASGQLADPVPLTDGGELGELGQALETMRAEIAIARDQLELRVAQRTSELASAFELSQEIVAQLDLGRLLQSVADRVSSLMHARAVSLCLLSTDGEYLELVASNDEAVGRAGLRQSVQRGLARRVVGAGETTVVEAVCSGCSFLSTHAPGQCVAAPLRVGEHTLGALCAIHPNDIPFDEDETRALTLLANSAAIAIANARLAEMERRQAEQTAILAERERLAAELHDHLAQTLGFLNLKADRVREVFTIGHAAVAEGELNLMKSAIATAYGQVRAALVNLREPLRHGEKPLTSTGPALSQNLDTCIADFRETSGLPIELIMADSAALALPPITQSQVAHIVREALTNVRRHASARHVWVRVERVNGEACFTVEDDGCGFDQGAVETDQHLGLAIMRARAERNGGRLAVNSVCGAGTKVVAIFPLARQTANSPHSEVIL